A part of Saccharicrinis carchari genomic DNA contains:
- the aroC gene encoding chorismate synthase encodes MAGNTFGNIYKLTSFGESHGKAVGGVIEGVMPGTEIDLDFIQSELNRRRPGQSAITTPRDEKDKVEILSGVMDGKATGTPMGFVIWNADQRSKDYGNIKDVYRPSHADYTYQQKYGIRDHRGGGRSSARETVARVVAGAIAKLMLKKYAVQINAYTSQVGAIKLEKAYNEMDLAKAEENIVRCPDAEVAQQMIAYIDQVRQDKDSVGGVITCVIKNVPVGLGEPVFDKFHAQMGQAMLSINAVKGFEYGMGFKACDMKGSEHNDEFYMDGDKVRTKTNRSGGVQGGITNGEDVYMNVAFKPIATILKEQHTVNKQGEEVASTVKGRHDPCVLPRAVPIVEAMAAMVMVDMIYLNKMYL; translated from the coding sequence ATGGCTGGTAATACTTTTGGAAACATATATAAATTAACCTCATTCGGAGAGTCGCACGGCAAAGCTGTGGGTGGTGTTATTGAGGGCGTTATGCCGGGTACAGAAATCGACTTGGATTTTATCCAGTCTGAGCTGAACCGTCGTCGTCCCGGTCAAAGTGCTATTACTACGCCTCGCGACGAAAAGGACAAAGTGGAAATACTCTCTGGCGTTATGGACGGAAAAGCCACGGGAACTCCTATGGGTTTTGTCATCTGGAATGCAGATCAGCGTTCCAAAGACTATGGCAACATAAAGGATGTGTATCGTCCATCACATGCCGATTACACCTATCAGCAAAAATATGGTATTCGCGACCATCGGGGAGGAGGTCGTTCTTCGGCGCGCGAAACGGTGGCCCGGGTAGTGGCGGGCGCTATTGCTAAGCTCATGTTAAAAAAATATGCTGTACAGATAAATGCCTATACTTCGCAAGTGGGCGCCATAAAATTGGAAAAAGCGTACAACGAGATGGATTTGGCTAAAGCCGAAGAAAATATAGTACGTTGTCCGGATGCCGAGGTGGCACAACAGATGATCGCCTATATCGATCAGGTACGCCAGGATAAAGATTCGGTAGGAGGGGTGATTACCTGCGTCATAAAAAATGTTCCCGTAGGTCTGGGAGAACCTGTGTTTGATAAGTTTCATGCCCAAATGGGGCAGGCTATGCTAAGTATTAATGCCGTTAAAGGTTTTGAGTATGGTATGGGTTTTAAGGCCTGCGACATGAAAGGCTCCGAGCATAACGATGAGTTTTATATGGATGGTGACAAGGTGCGTACCAAAACAAACCGCTCGGGAGGTGTGCAAGGTGGAATTACCAATGGCGAGGATGTATATATGAATGTTGCGTTTAAACCTATCGCTACGATCTTAAAGGAGCAGCACACTGTTAACAAGCAGGGCGAGGAGGTGGCCAGCACGGTAAAAGGTCGTCACGATCCCTGTGTACTACCGCGTGCAGTACCCATTGTGGAAGCCATGGCGGCCATGGTGATGGTAGATATGATTTATCTAAACAAGATGTATTTGTAA
- a CDS encoding FKBP-type peptidyl-prolyl cis-trans isomerase yields MEISRNKYVTVSYVLRLQGFEGEIVEETPEDKPLEFIFGTGRMLQMFEEKLDGLKAGDNFSFKLTSEEAYGEINPEAKVEIPRNIFEVDGKVDEELIKVGNMVPMQDAQGNRLNGIVLEVTDQNVKMDFNHPLAGDDLYFSGSVSNVREATESELMAAVGGGGCGSGCGCESGETVGCESGSCGPDGSGSGGCGC; encoded by the coding sequence ATGGAGATTTCAAGAAATAAGTACGTAACCGTTTCCTACGTATTAAGATTACAAGGGTTTGAAGGGGAGATTGTAGAAGAAACACCCGAAGATAAGCCATTAGAGTTTATCTTTGGGACAGGACGTATGCTTCAAATGTTTGAAGAAAAGTTAGACGGTTTAAAAGCTGGCGATAACTTTAGCTTTAAACTAACTTCTGAAGAGGCTTATGGAGAGATCAATCCCGAAGCTAAAGTGGAAATTCCACGAAATATTTTTGAAGTGGATGGGAAAGTTGATGAGGAACTGATTAAAGTGGGTAATATGGTTCCGATGCAGGATGCGCAGGGAAACCGATTGAATGGTATTGTTCTGGAAGTTACAGACCAAAATGTGAAGATGGATTTCAATCACCCATTGGCTGGCGACGACCTATATTTCTCCGGTTCAGTTAGCAACGTTCGCGAAGCTACTGAGTCCGAATTGATGGCTGCTGTTGGTGGCGGTGGATGTGGATCAGGTTGTGGATGTGAAAGCGGTGAAACAGTGGGTTGCGAAAGCGGATCATGTGGTCCCGACGGTTCCGGTTCTGGTGGCTGCGGTTGTTAG